One part of the Halopenitus persicus genome encodes these proteins:
- a CDS encoding ABC transporter ATP-binding protein, which produces MSHQRTSARGTIDSSDAGGDAPSASTTVAASESGTGPTGDAGSDAVVTASETVLALDDVHKRFGSESAVSGVDLAVRDGELLTLLGPSGCGKTTTLRMIAGLETPSEGRIAIAGECVAKPDGCTAPEERDVGIVFQNFALFPHLTVRENIAFGLSDRSAAEAEARVDDLLDLVDMPDHGGKTPDQLSGGQKQRVALARSLAPEPDVLLLDEPFSNLDVRLRVEMREEVRRILKEAGVTAVSVTHDQEEALSISDRIAVMNDGRLEQIGDPESVFEQPESKFVASFLGRASFLKGHLREGYVETGIGRFNAATLEGYDTVYDSAPVDVLVRPDDLRASPVEDDVADGTVVSRQYVGPSFIYRVELDSGESVHCLHNHSEEFGLDERVSVDLVADHPLAWYPR; this is translated from the coding sequence ATGTCACACCAACGCACTTCCGCTCGCGGGACGATCGACTCGAGCGATGCCGGCGGTGATGCGCCCTCGGCATCGACCACGGTGGCGGCGTCGGAGTCGGGGACCGGCCCGACCGGCGACGCCGGATCCGACGCGGTCGTCACGGCGAGCGAGACCGTCCTCGCGCTGGACGACGTCCACAAGCGGTTCGGCTCCGAGTCGGCGGTTTCGGGCGTCGACCTCGCGGTGCGGGACGGGGAGCTGTTGACCCTGCTCGGCCCGTCCGGCTGCGGGAAGACGACGACGCTCCGGATGATCGCCGGCCTGGAGACGCCGAGCGAGGGTCGGATCGCGATCGCCGGCGAGTGCGTGGCGAAGCCGGACGGCTGTACGGCACCCGAGGAGCGTGACGTCGGGATCGTCTTCCAGAACTTCGCGCTGTTTCCGCATCTGACCGTCCGGGAGAACATCGCGTTCGGCCTCTCGGACCGGTCGGCCGCCGAGGCCGAGGCGCGCGTCGACGACCTGCTGGACCTGGTTGACATGCCCGACCACGGCGGGAAGACCCCGGACCAGCTCTCCGGCGGGCAGAAACAGCGGGTCGCGCTGGCCCGGTCGCTGGCCCCCGAGCCGGACGTCCTCCTGTTGGACGAGCCGTTCTCGAACCTCGACGTCCGGCTTCGCGTGGAGATGCGCGAGGAAGTGCGCCGGATCTTGAAGGAGGCGGGCGTCACCGCCGTCTCGGTGACCCACGACCAGGAGGAGGCGCTGTCCATCTCCGACCGCATCGCCGTGATGAACGACGGGCGTCTCGAGCAGATCGGCGACCCCGAGTCGGTGTTCGAGCAGCCCGAATCGAAGTTCGTCGCCTCGTTCCTCGGCCGCGCGTCGTTCCTCAAGGGTCACCTTCGTGAGGGGTACGTCGAGACCGGGATCGGGCGGTTCAACGCCGCGACCCTCGAGGGATACGACACGGTCTACGACAGCGCGCCGGTCGACGTCCTCGTCCGGCCGGACGATCTCCGTGCGTCCCCGGTCGAGGACGACGTCGCCGACGGCACCGTCGTTTCCCGGCAGTACGTCGGGCCATCATTCATCTACCGGGTCGAGCTGGATTCCGGGGAGTCGGTCCACTGCCTCCACAACCACTCCGAGGAGTTCGGGCTCGACGAACGGGTGTCGGTCGACCTCGTCGCCGACCATCCGCTGGCCTGGTATCCGCGGTAG
- a CDS encoding MaoC family dehydratase has protein sequence MSGRYYEEFTVGETIDHAARRTISEADNQRFCDMTMNQQPLHLDAAFAAGTDFGERIVNGLYTMSLAVGLTIPETTDGTIVANLSYDSVEHPAPVFHGDTLRARSTVTDKRETSDGDRGVVTMHVEAFVVDRDGGGTGSDAAGDEGEDAADDPLVCAFDRTVLSEKRPACE, from the coding sequence ATGTCTGGACGCTACTACGAGGAGTTCACCGTCGGCGAGACGATCGACCACGCGGCCCGACGGACGATAAGCGAGGCCGACAACCAACGGTTCTGTGATATGACGATGAATCAACAGCCGCTCCATCTCGACGCCGCGTTCGCCGCCGGGACCGACTTCGGCGAGCGAATCGTCAACGGGCTGTATACGATGTCGCTTGCGGTCGGGCTCACGATTCCCGAGACCACCGACGGAACGATCGTCGCGAACCTCTCGTACGATTCCGTCGAGCACCCCGCTCCCGTCTTTCACGGCGACACGCTGCGTGCACGGTCGACGGTGACGGACAAGCGGGAGACGAGCGACGGCGACCGCGGCGTCGTGACGATGCACGTCGAGGCGTTCGTCGTCGACCGGGACGGGGGCGGAACCGGGAGTGATGCCGCCGGCGATGAGGGCGAAGACGCTGCCGACGATCCGCTCGTCTGTGCGTTCGATCGAACCGTGCTTTCGGAAAAACGGCCGGCGTGCGAGTAG
- a CDS encoding DUF7550 family protein, which yields MADHSAEPDPDARVTSPMQEFTGSQALTGGVVLLIGIAIAYLVPTLLL from the coding sequence ATGGCAGACCACTCCGCGGAGCCCGACCCGGACGCACGCGTAACGTCACCGATGCAGGAGTTCACCGGCAGCCAGGCGCTCACCGGCGGCGTCGTCCTCCTGATCGGCATCGCGATCGCGTACCTCGTCCCGACGCTACTGCTATAG
- the purL gene encoding phosphoribosylformylglycinamidine synthase subunit PurL, giving the protein MSLSDADAELVREELGRDPTPAEAALFENLWSEHCAYRSSRPLLGAFESEGDAVVIGPGDDAAVLALPTPAAAETPAGERDGDDYGDVYVTFGVESHNHPSYVDPFDGAATGVGGIVRDTMSMGAYPIALLDSLYFGSFDRDHAKYLFEGVVEGISHYGNCIGVPTVGGSVAFHEGYEGNPLVNVACVGLTTEERLVTATAQEPGNALVLVGNATGRDGLGGASFASEDLAEDAETEDRPAVQVGDPYAEKLLIECNEALIDEDLVASARDLGAAGLGGASSELVAKGGLGARIELDRVHQREPNMSPLEILLAESQERMCYEVDPEDVDRVQELADRFDLGCSVIGEVTEGTYTCTFEGETVVDVDAEYLADGAPMNDLDATAPETQSRELPEIDLETAFEAVVSAPSTASKRWVYRQYDHEVGTRTALTPGDDAAIMAIDEAAGLDDHDDATVASAGADDATGVGLALSAGANPNWTEAAPYDGARAVALENATNLAAKGAVPLAAVDCLNGGNPEKPDVYGGFTAIVDGLAEMCADLETPVVGGNVSLYNDSVEGPIPPTPTLALLGTKRGYDAPPAALDGDVADDSEILLVGAGGDALGGSEYLAQVGGTDRFPTLPDADPANLIDTLARVARHESTVAAHDVSDGGLAVALAELVTDAAGADVELPDHVAAFEETPGRLVVQTTDPEAVAALADDVPTYSLGTVTTDGRLRLAVGDERVAATAAEIRERRDVIERELA; this is encoded by the coding sequence ATGAGCCTGTCCGACGCGGACGCCGAGCTCGTGCGCGAGGAGCTCGGACGCGATCCCACTCCGGCCGAGGCCGCGCTGTTCGAGAACCTCTGGAGCGAGCACTGTGCGTACCGCTCCTCGCGACCGCTTCTGGGCGCCTTCGAGAGCGAGGGCGACGCGGTCGTGATCGGCCCGGGCGACGACGCGGCGGTGCTCGCGCTGCCGACGCCCGCGGCCGCCGAAACGCCTGCCGGAGAGCGTGACGGCGACGACTACGGCGACGTCTACGTCACCTTCGGCGTCGAGAGCCACAACCACCCCTCCTACGTCGACCCCTTCGACGGGGCGGCCACCGGCGTCGGCGGGATCGTCCGCGACACGATGAGCATGGGCGCGTATCCGATCGCCCTGCTCGACTCGCTGTACTTCGGGTCCTTCGACCGGGACCACGCGAAGTACCTCTTCGAGGGCGTCGTCGAGGGGATCTCCCACTACGGAAACTGCATCGGCGTTCCGACCGTGGGCGGCAGCGTCGCCTTTCACGAGGGCTATGAGGGCAACCCGCTCGTCAACGTCGCCTGCGTCGGTCTGACGACCGAGGAGCGGCTCGTGACCGCCACGGCCCAGGAGCCCGGCAACGCGCTCGTCCTCGTCGGGAACGCCACCGGACGCGACGGCCTCGGCGGCGCCTCCTTCGCGTCGGAGGACCTCGCGGAGGACGCCGAGACCGAGGACCGGCCGGCCGTGCAGGTCGGCGACCCCTACGCGGAGAAGCTGCTGATCGAGTGCAACGAGGCGCTGATCGACGAGGACCTCGTCGCCTCCGCCCGCGACCTCGGCGCGGCCGGCCTCGGCGGGGCCTCGTCGGAACTGGTCGCGAAGGGCGGGCTCGGCGCCCGGATCGAACTCGATCGGGTCCACCAGCGCGAACCGAACATGTCGCCGCTGGAGATCCTCCTCGCGGAGTCCCAGGAGCGGATGTGCTACGAGGTCGACCCCGAGGACGTCGACCGCGTGCAGGAGCTGGCGGACCGCTTCGACCTCGGCTGCTCGGTCATCGGCGAGGTGACCGAGGGGACCTACACCTGTACCTTCGAGGGCGAGACGGTCGTCGACGTCGACGCCGAATACCTCGCCGACGGCGCGCCGATGAACGACCTGGACGCCACCGCACCCGAGACCCAGTCCCGAGAGCTCCCCGAGATCGATCTCGAGACGGCCTTCGAGGCGGTCGTGAGCGCGCCCTCCACCGCGAGCAAGCGGTGGGTCTACCGCCAGTACGACCACGAGGTCGGCACGCGCACGGCGCTCACCCCCGGCGACGACGCCGCGATCATGGCGATCGATGAGGCGGCCGGCCTCGACGATCACGACGACGCGACCGTTGCATCCGCCGGTGCGGACGACGCGACCGGCGTCGGACTCGCGCTCTCGGCCGGCGCGAACCCGAACTGGACCGAGGCCGCCCCATACGACGGTGCCCGGGCGGTCGCGCTCGAGAACGCGACGAACCTGGCGGCGAAAGGGGCGGTCCCGCTCGCCGCGGTCGACTGTCTCAACGGCGGCAATCCAGAGAAACCTGACGTCTACGGCGGCTTCACCGCGATCGTCGACGGACTGGCCGAGATGTGCGCCGACCTCGAAACGCCGGTCGTCGGCGGCAACGTGTCGCTGTACAACGACAGCGTCGAGGGACCGATCCCGCCGACGCCGACGCTCGCGCTCCTCGGAACGAAGCGCGGATACGACGCGCCGCCGGCCGCGCTCGACGGGGACGTCGCCGACGACTCCGAGATCCTCCTCGTTGGGGCCGGCGGCGACGCGCTCGGCGGCTCCGAGTATCTCGCACAGGTCGGCGGCACGGACCGGTTCCCGACGCTTCCGGATGCGGATCCCGCGAATTTGATCGATACGCTTGCGCGGGTTGCCCGTCACGAGTCGACGGTCGCCGCTCACGACGTGAGCGACGGCGGGCTGGCGGTCGCGCTCGCCGAACTCGTCACGGACGCGGCCGGCGCCGACGTCGAGCTTCCGGACCACGTCGCCGCCTTCGAGGAGACGCCCGGCCGGCTGGTCGTCCAGACGACCGATCCCGAAGCGGTCGCCGCGCTGGCGGACGACGTTCCGACCTATTCGCTCGGGACGGTGACCACGGACGGTCGGCTCCGACTGGCCGTCGGCGACGAGCGCGTCGCGGCCACGGCGGCCGAGATCCGCGAGCGACGCGACGTGATCGAGCGCGAACTCGCCTGA
- a CDS encoding mechanosensitive ion channel family protein — MNRRVAIGSVLVGIVCAAGAGLLSAADPAPASPFAALPTLLGIPLVPVVVKGLLLAAILFVAYGLYALTLAALTRHASKRRAHDARNVLRLAFGLAATVTALAALTQQWLGLLLSLGVVGFAITFALQQPLLSLIAWGYILLKRPYGVGDRVRIGEAKGDVIAVDFLVTTIWEINGELVSTNQPSGRVITVPNGLVLSSEVVNFGGGGSPSVWNEIAFQVAFETDLTFARELMREEAADYLGAEMARHVDAYREALAETPVELEVADGPSVNVAQRESWVELRLRYLAHPRRGQRVKNDLYERILARFNEHPDRIAFPVSRNR, encoded by the coding sequence GTGAACCGACGCGTCGCCATCGGATCCGTGCTCGTCGGGATCGTGTGTGCCGCCGGCGCCGGCCTGCTTTCCGCCGCGGATCCGGCCCCGGCGAGCCCGTTTGCGGCGCTTCCGACGCTCCTCGGGATCCCCCTCGTTCCGGTCGTCGTCAAGGGACTGCTCCTCGCGGCGATCCTGTTCGTCGCGTACGGGCTCTACGCGCTCACGCTCGCCGCGCTGACGCGCCACGCGAGCAAGCGGCGCGCCCACGACGCGCGAAACGTCCTGCGGCTCGCGTTCGGCCTCGCCGCCACCGTGACCGCCCTCGCGGCCCTGACACAGCAGTGGCTGGGCCTGCTACTCTCGCTCGGCGTCGTCGGCTTCGCGATCACGTTCGCGCTCCAGCAGCCGCTGTTGTCGCTGATCGCGTGGGGCTACATCCTCCTGAAGCGTCCCTACGGCGTCGGCGACCGGGTTCGGATCGGCGAGGCCAAGGGGGACGTGATCGCCGTCGATTTCCTGGTCACGACGATCTGGGAGATCAACGGCGAGCTCGTCTCGACGAACCAGCCGTCCGGACGCGTGATCACCGTCCCGAACGGCCTCGTGCTCTCCTCGGAGGTCGTCAACTTCGGCGGGGGCGGATCCCCATCGGTCTGGAACGAGATCGCGTTCCAGGTGGCCTTCGAGACCGACCTCACGTTCGCCCGCGAGCTGATGCGCGAGGAGGCCGCCGACTACCTCGGCGCGGAGATGGCCCGCCACGTCGACGCCTACCGCGAGGCGCTCGCGGAGACGCCGGTCGAGCTGGAGGTCGCCGACGGCCCGTCGGTGAACGTCGCCCAACGCGAGAGCTGGGTCGAGCTGCGGCTCCGATACCTGGCGCACCCCCGCCGCGGCCAGCGGGTAAAAAACGACCTGTACGAACGGATACTGGCCCGGTTCAACGAGCATCCCGACCGGATCGCCTTCCCCGTGAGCCGGAACCGGTAG
- a CDS encoding pyridoxal phosphate-dependent aminotransferase — MASPTFSDRIERIPPSGIRDVFEAAGDDAIDMGIGQPDFPTPDHAREAAVEAIRAGRADGYTPNRGLESLREAIVAKHERDQGASIDVDDVIATAGGSEGLHLALEAHVGAGDEVIVPDPGFVSYAALAKLAGAEPVPVELRDDLTLDPAAVEAAITEDTAAFIINSPANPTGAVAPREDVEAFARIAREHDVLCISDEVYEYTVFDGDHHSPMEFDAGGNLVVVHSVSKLYSMTGWRLGWVTATSDRIDRMLRVHQYVQACASAPSQFAAEAALTGDQSVVDEMTATFKRRRDVLLEGLADIGIECPTPRGAFYAMPKVPEGFVDECVDRGLIIVPGDAFGEGGAGHARLSYATDEATIRDALDVMADAYDAVTE, encoded by the coding sequence ATGGCATCACCGACGTTTTCCGACCGGATCGAACGGATCCCGCCGAGCGGCATCCGCGACGTCTTCGAGGCGGCCGGCGACGACGCGATCGACATGGGGATCGGCCAGCCCGACTTTCCGACCCCGGATCACGCGCGCGAGGCCGCCGTCGAGGCGATCCGCGCCGGTCGTGCGGACGGCTATACCCCAAACCGCGGCCTGGAGTCCCTGCGGGAGGCGATCGTCGCCAAGCACGAACGCGACCAGGGCGCGTCGATCGACGTCGACGACGTGATCGCGACCGCCGGCGGCAGCGAGGGACTGCACCTCGCGTTGGAGGCCCACGTCGGGGCCGGCGACGAGGTGATCGTCCCCGATCCCGGCTTCGTCTCCTACGCGGCACTCGCGAAGCTCGCGGGCGCGGAGCCGGTCCCCGTGGAACTGCGGGACGACCTCACGCTCGATCCGGCCGCGGTCGAGGCGGCGATCACCGAGGACACCGCCGCCTTCATCATCAACTCGCCGGCGAACCCGACCGGGGCCGTCGCGCCCCGCGAGGACGTCGAGGCGTTCGCCCGCATCGCACGCGAACACGACGTCCTCTGCATCTCCGATGAGGTCTACGAATACACGGTCTTCGACGGCGACCACCACTCGCCGATGGAGTTCGACGCGGGCGGCAACCTGGTGGTCGTGCACTCGGTCTCGAAGCTCTACTCGATGACGGGCTGGCGGCTCGGCTGGGTCACGGCGACGAGCGATCGGATCGACCGAATGCTGCGCGTCCACCAGTACGTCCAGGCGTGTGCGTCGGCGCCCTCGCAGTTCGCCGCGGAGGCCGCCTTGACGGGCGACCAGTCGGTCGTCGACGAGATGACGGCCACGTTCAAGCGCCGGCGCGACGTCCTGCTCGAGGGGCTCGCGGACATCGGCATCGAGTGTCCGACGCCGCGCGGGGCCTTCTACGCGATGCCCAAGGTGCCCGAGGGCTTCGTCGACGAATGCGTCGACCGCGGGCTCATCATCGTTCCCGGCGACGCCTTCGGCGAGGGCGGCGCCGGCCACGCCCGGCTCTCGTACGCGACCGACGAGGCGACCATCCGCGACGCGCTCGACGTGATGGCCGACGCCTACGACGCCGTCACCGAGTGA
- a CDS encoding SLC13 family permease, protein MLVVFAIVAIALVLFVTEPLPIDVSALGILVALIVLEPWTRVDPATGVSGFSSAATLTVLAMFVLSEGIRQSGLINLVGAAVADRFGDSHLKQLLAVLGISGGTAGLINNTPVVAIMIPMVNTIAKRTGISPSKLLMPVSFIAMLGGTLTLIGTSTNILASDVSARLIDHPFSMFEFTSLGVLVLLTGAVYLATIGRYLLPERVAVDEELIAEFDMAEYLTEVVVRAESPLVGKTIDQVLQETDLDVDVVQLVRGDQVFTEPLARKEVRPDDVFVLRTDRESLLELLDAEGLDPAPDAEVTEAVLTGDEAEIEPDTEQSLIEIVVAPGASIVGETLETLNFRNRYDATVLAIRRGGEVIHARMDERRLRGGDTLLIQATEDTIRRFGSDRNFVLARELIRPDFRTERIPVAVGIILGVVALAALEVLPILVSALGGVVAMVATGCVKPGEIYEAVDWSVIVLLAGLIPLGVAMERTGGAEWLASLVVVGASDLAPVVLLGAFYLFTALVTNVISNNASVVLMIPVAVDTAAAIGADPFSFVLAVTFAASTALMTPIGYQTNLMVYGPGGYRFTDFVRVGAPLQAILTVVTTLGIVAIWGV, encoded by the coding sequence ATGCTCGTGGTCTTTGCGATCGTGGCCATCGCGCTGGTGCTGTTCGTGACGGAGCCGCTCCCGATCGACGTCTCGGCGCTCGGGATCCTCGTCGCGCTGATCGTTCTCGAGCCGTGGACGCGCGTCGACCCGGCCACCGGGGTGAGCGGGTTCTCGAGCGCCGCGACGCTCACCGTGCTCGCGATGTTCGTCCTCAGCGAGGGGATCCGCCAGTCCGGGCTCATCAACCTGGTCGGCGCGGCGGTCGCCGACCGGTTCGGCGATAGCCACCTCAAGCAGCTGCTCGCCGTCCTCGGCATCTCCGGCGGGACCGCGGGGCTCATCAACAACACCCCGGTCGTGGCGATCATGATCCCGATGGTGAACACGATCGCGAAACGGACCGGGATCTCGCCCTCCAAGCTGTTGATGCCCGTCTCCTTCATCGCGATGCTCGGAGGTACCCTGACGCTGATCGGGACCTCGACGAACATCCTCGCCTCCGACGTCTCCGCGCGCCTGATCGACCATCCGTTCTCGATGTTCGAGTTCACCTCCCTGGGCGTTCTCGTGTTGCTCACCGGGGCCGTCTATCTGGCGACGATCGGCCGGTACCTGCTGCCCGAGCGCGTGGCGGTCGACGAGGAACTGATCGCGGAGTTCGACATGGCCGAGTATCTGACCGAGGTCGTCGTTCGGGCGGAATCGCCGCTGGTCGGGAAGACGATCGACCAGGTCCTCCAGGAGACGGATCTGGACGTCGACGTCGTGCAGCTCGTCCGCGGCGATCAGGTCTTCACCGAACCCCTCGCCCGAAAGGAGGTTCGGCCCGACGACGTCTTCGTGCTCCGGACCGACCGCGAGAGCCTGCTCGAGCTGCTGGATGCCGAGGGACTCGATCCGGCACCCGACGCGGAAGTGACCGAGGCGGTTCTGACCGGCGACGAGGCCGAGATCGAGCCGGATACCGAGCAGAGTCTCATCGAGATCGTCGTCGCGCCGGGAGCGTCGATCGTGGGCGAGACGCTCGAAACGCTGAACTTCCGGAACCGATACGACGCGACCGTGCTCGCCATCCGCCGGGGCGGGGAGGTGATCCACGCCCGGATGGACGAACGGCGGCTTCGCGGCGGCGACACCCTGCTCATCCAGGCGACCGAGGACACGATACGGCGGTTCGGCTCCGACCGGAACTTCGTGCTCGCGCGAGAGCTGATCCGCCCCGACTTCCGAACGGAGCGGATCCCGGTCGCGGTGGGGATCATCCTCGGCGTGGTCGCCCTCGCGGCCCTGGAGGTCCTGCCGATCCTCGTCAGTGCGCTCGGGGGCGTGGTCGCGATGGTGGCGACCGGCTGCGTGAAGCCCGGCGAGATCTACGAGGCGGTCGACTGGAGCGTCATCGTCCTGCTGGCCGGACTCATCCCGCTCGGCGTCGCGATGGAGCGTACCGGCGGCGCCGAGTGGCTGGCGAGCCTCGTCGTCGTGGGGGCAAGCGACCTGGCGCCGGTCGTCCTCCTCGGCGCGTTCTATCTGTTCACCGCCCTCGTCACCAACGTCATCAGCAACAACGCGAGCGTCGTCCTGATGATCCCCGTCGCGGTCGACACGGCCGCGGCGATCGGCGCCGACCCCTTCTCGTTCGTGCTCGCGGTCACCTTCGCGGCCTCGACCGCGCTGATGACGCCGATCGGCTACCAGACGAACCTGATGGTCTACGGCCCCGGCGGCTACCGGTTCACGGACTTCGTCCGCGTGGGCGCGCCCCTGCAGGCGATCCTCACCGTCGTGACGACGCTGGGGATCGTCGCCATCTGGGGCGTGTGA
- the cdd gene encoding cytidine deaminase, whose protein sequence is MHEDPLIEAARSALENAHVPYSEYAVGAALETADGTVYRGCNIENANYSNSLHAEEVAIAEAVKNGHEAFDRLAVASGARDGVTPCGMCRQTLTEFCADDLEIVCDEGADGTATYTLGELLPNTISADTLSAAERR, encoded by the coding sequence ATGCACGAGGATCCACTCATCGAGGCGGCCCGAAGCGCGCTCGAGAATGCCCACGTTCCGTACTCCGAGTACGCCGTCGGCGCGGCGCTCGAAACGGCGGACGGGACGGTTTATAGGGGCTGCAACATCGAAAACGCGAACTACTCGAACAGCCTCCACGCCGAGGAGGTCGCGATCGCCGAGGCCGTCAAGAACGGCCACGAGGCGTTCGACCGGCTCGCGGTCGCCTCCGGCGCCAGGGACGGCGTGACGCCCTGCGGGATGTGTCGACAGACGCTGACGGAGTTCTGTGCGGACGACCTCGAGATCGTCTGTGACGAGGGGGCGGACGGAACGGCGACCTACACGCTCGGGGAGCTGCTTCCGAACACGATCTCCGCGGACACGCTTTCCGCCGCGGAGCGTCGCTAG
- a CDS encoding uracil-DNA glycosylase family protein: protein MRNVTDRRRNPFGMRPDCAEYVPGYGDANADFHVIGDHPGVHGGRESGVPFADEPWSERFFGALRDGGIIGAESAIRNDGASGDAAIRTDGRSGAVPWAAIDGTFLSYLHACVPNAGSRDPSDAAYAELEPIFDAELRAIAAHVLLPVGERATRHVIESYTAKTWAEIEGNGGLEVVHGTELLGSGWLVVPIRDPREWGADHADRLAAGLRELRRTDYRRESDLGRFIAGEEPYFVR, encoded by the coding sequence GTGCGAAACGTCACGGACCGGCGCCGGAACCCCTTCGGAATGCGTCCCGACTGCGCCGAGTACGTGCCCGGATACGGCGACGCGAACGCGGACTTTCACGTGATCGGCGACCACCCGGGCGTTCACGGCGGACGTGAGTCCGGCGTTCCGTTCGCGGACGAGCCGTGGTCCGAACGGTTCTTCGGCGCGCTCAGGGACGGCGGGATAATCGGGGCCGAGAGCGCCATCCGGAACGATGGGGCCAGCGGTGACGCTGCGATACGGACGGACGGACGATCCGGTGCCGTTCCATGGGCCGCGATCGACGGCACGTTCCTGTCGTACCTCCATGCGTGCGTTCCGAACGCGGGAAGCAGGGATCCGTCCGACGCCGCCTACGCCGAGCTGGAGCCGATCTTCGACGCCGAACTGCGGGCGATCGCCGCACACGTCCTGCTGCCGGTCGGCGAGCGGGCGACGCGGCACGTCATCGAGTCCTACACGGCGAAGACCTGGGCCGAGATCGAGGGGAACGGCGGCCTCGAGGTGGTCCACGGCACCGAACTGCTCGGATCCGGCTGGTTGGTGGTTCCGATCCGTGACCCACGGGAGTGGGGAGCCGACCACGCCGATCGTCTCGCGGCCGGACTCCGGGAGCTCCGCCGGACCGACTACCGGCGCGAGAGCGACCTCGGGCGGTTCATTGCGGGCGAGGAGCCCTATTTCGTGCGGTGA
- a CDS encoding DUF4382 domain-containing protein: MQRRTYIRGVTAAATAGAFAGCTGGNGGSGNGNGSGNGDGSGDDGGSGDGDADSDSGDATRYGTLSTSVTDQPNDIDDFESLVVTLDGIWIKPADSTDESDGEDEEDEADDADETETDENDPAETETATDTATPTTTDTATPEGTETAAPDDEDGADDEDGADEEDEADEEDGADDEGEADEEDEADEEDDGGDADGSGRRYIEFAEPQEADLVQLQDGSTKLIDETEVEVGEYRFLQLDVASTRGTLTTGEEADVRTPGNAPLKFNQSFEVRESTRTTFIADFAPNRTGQGRRYIIRPVASGTTVRYEDATNDETDATPTATAEPTETTEPTETTEPTETTEPTETTEPTETAGSPEPESTGTSGQ; encoded by the coding sequence ATGCAGAGGCGCACATACATTCGGGGGGTTACAGCTGCAGCAACCGCAGGCGCGTTCGCCGGCTGTACCGGCGGCAACGGCGGGTCCGGGAACGGAAACGGCTCCGGGAACGGGGATGGCTCCGGGGACGACGGCGGATCCGGGGACGGCGATGCTGATTCCGACTCCGGCGACGCCACGCGCTACGGAACGCTCTCGACGAGCGTCACCGATCAGCCCAACGACATCGACGACTTCGAGTCCCTCGTCGTGACGCTCGACGGGATCTGGATCAAGCCCGCCGACTCGACGGACGAGTCGGACGGAGAGGACGAGGAGGACGAGGCTGACGACGCGGACGAAACAGAGACGGATGAGAACGATCCGGCCGAAACGGAAACCGCGACCGACACGGCGACGCCGACCACGACCGACACGGCGACGCCGGAGGGAACCGAGACCGCGGCTCCCGATGACGAGGACGGGGCTGACGACGAGGACGGGGCTGACGAGGAGGACGAGGCGGACGAGGAGGACGGGGCTGACGACGAGGGCGAGGCGGACGAGGAGGACGAGGCGGACGAGGAGGACGATGGGGGGGACGCCGACGGAAGCGGCCGACGCTACATCGAGTTCGCGGAGCCGCAGGAGGCGGACCTCGTCCAGCTGCAGGACGGGAGCACGAAACTCATCGACGAGACCGAGGTCGAGGTCGGCGAGTATCGGTTCCTGCAGCTCGACGTCGCGAGTACGCGCGGAACCCTGACGACCGGCGAGGAGGCGGACGTCCGGACGCCCGGGAACGCGCCGCTGAAATTCAACCAGTCGTTCGAGGTCCGCGAGTCGACGCGGACGACCTTCATCGCCGACTTCGCGCCGAACCGAACCGGGCAGGGGCGCCGATACATCATTCGACCGGTCGCCAGCGGGACGACCGTGCGCTACGAGGACGCGACGAACGACGAGACGGACGCGACTCCGACCGCGACCGCCGAACCGACCGAGACCACCGAACCGACCGAGACCACCGAACCGACCGAGACCACCGAACCGACCGAGACCACCGAACCGACCGAGACCGCGGGATCGCCGGAGCCCGAATCGACCGGAACGTCCGGACAGTAA